TGAAGTCAACTTAGCTCCTCCTTGAAGATAGGGAAGCGCTTCGATCACATTTTGTGCCCGCTTAACGCGAATATCATAAGGCATAGTCCATTTTTTAGCGTCTTCATCAGTTTTAAGGCCTTTTTCTTCAGCCATTTCCTCTAGATCAGGATACATGTTTTTGTAACCTGTTTTCTCTTCAGAGTAGAAGACACCAACGCTATCAAGATCAAGAGAAAATATTCCTTTTAACACTGTAGAGTAAAATTCATGTTCATAGGGAACTGGATCTCCTTCATGCCGGGCCATGACACCAAAATCATGGGTTGGACTCTGCCCTATTACTGATATTAATGGCGAAGTTTTGAGTGGAGATATTCTGGTAACAGTGCCCCCCTCTTTGGCTTTTAAAGCTCTCATGTAACCAAAAATGTCATCATCATCGAAATCAATAGGATTAGCATGTGTAAATGCAATTTTTTTCTCTCGAACTATGGGAGATAATGTCCATTCACATTTCTTTTCCAGTGTATCTCTCCACCAGTACCTCAATGCCTGACCCGAAACGTAAGGATAAACCTTTCTACCCCTTCGTATGGATTTTACCCTTACAATATTATCTGTTCTGTCCCCTGCATCAGCACCTGCATTGTTTAATGCTGAGTGTGGTGCATCAACCAAAATAAAACCTACAATTGTTTTAGACATTTTCTGCCGCCTCCTCTTCATCTTCATTGATAATTAATTCTTCTGAAACTCCCTGCTGGATTATCCAATCATGCAAAACTTCATAAATCCTAAAAAGTATAAGATCCTGGGTTTCCCTCCAAGTTAAATTTCCTTCCGGGAATAAATTCTTAACATATTCATCAAAAGAAAACAATGGTTTATCTACCCCATTTTTAATCCTTTTTTTAATTATAATCCGTAGAATATTGCGATAATTTTTGTAATTACTTGCTGTTTCTAACTTTTTCAAAGTGTTAATGTCATCTGACGACTTTATATACTCTGCAAGTTCATCCCCAACTTTTTTAATTGTTTCTATCCTATTTTCATCCATATTTCTTACCTCCTCCAGGTAATGTTTCAGAAGATCCCATCCTCCTAAAGCTTCCCTATTTTTTCGGTTAATAAAGAATCCAATGATGGATTTCCCACTTAAAAGATTTTCATAAACTGTGTTTGGATTATTTTTATACTCATTTTCTTCTTTCACCTTTTCCCAATTCACAAATTTATAGCCTCGCCTTACAATCCTCAACCATTCCGGGAATTTCTCATGTTGAGGAATATAAGCTAAAAATCTGAAAACTGGCGTTGGAATACTATATATTTCTAAATTAGGCCCTTGAATGTAATTTGTAAAGTAGTAAAAATTAATGGATGGATTTTCAGAGTACCATCTTTCATCATGTTTTAAGATTATATCTTGGATGATATGGAAAAGAGCATTCTTAGGATTTTTGAATCCCTCATCAAAACAACCAGTATAATTTTTTGATGATATCTGTTTTTTAACATTGCTAACTGCCTTTTTAGACCAGTACCCCATTAACTTTCTAGAATTTGAATGCATTAATAACATGTTTCCACAAGAATAGATTATCAAAGGAGAAAATTGAACTGCAAATATACATGCAGGACAATAATCCGCCCCACTTGTTCCATATGAAAAATAGTTTATCATTCCGCCAGAACCTGTTAATGGAATCTGTGATTTAAAGAATCTTGTATCTATATTTCGTCTCCCACAAGATATACAATCTCCAAATTCCCCTAAGCTCTCTATTTTATCAATTAAACTTTTTAATAACTTAAAATATGCTTCTTTTTTTCTAATTTCTCCTTTAATAGATGGATTAATAATAGGATTGTTAGGAAAAATGGAATAAAGAGATTTAGACCACTTTTTTTCAATATATAAACCAACTATATCGTTAATAGATGATTCTAAATCATTTTTGCTTAAGTTTTCGGGATTTTTCTCAACCCATTGACTCAAAGCCCAAATACCTGCGTCAACAAATGGATTTCCCGTAAAATCATAAATAACCTCACTCATATTTATTTCTCCCCATTATTCATTTCAACCATCCCAAACCCCATACTATTCTTCTCCCCAATTCCACAATCATAAGCAAACTTAACCAGTCTTTCATCCGCCTCCATGTCAAAATGCATCAAATAAGCCCTATGATATGTCTGAGTACCATTCTTATCAATGGTAATCCGTTTCCTCTTCACTGATTCCATGTCAGGAACAATTTTAACGTACTCATCACCATTATATGCATCATCATAAAATGAATTGTACTTACGAATGAGGTTCTGCTGCAGTGCAGTGTAAAATCTTAAGTCTCCAGGATTAAGATCCCATATCCGACCATCTTCACGTTTTACCCTGGTAATTACCGGAGACATGGTCTTCATTTTCATCTTCTTCTTAAAATCAGGCTGCTTCAAAAGCTCAACCTGTTCCACCATGAGCCTGTCTCCTTTGAAGTTGATCTCTGGATTTTCCAGGTAACCTTCCACCATACTTTGTATCAAATAGTCATGAGGTGAGGATATGTAAAAATGGAACTTACCATCCCTGGAGATCAGACCATTCTTGGAGGGTCTACGGCTAGGAATGTTTATCTGAGAAAAAGTAAAATGCTTGAAGTCCTTAGAAGCATGGAGCTGACTGGCTAAGTCAAGATCTGCTATCTTACGATATATAATGGCAGAAAGAATATGGTTATAATTATAAGGAATTAAATAATCATTTGGTGCTTTTAATGATATTTGAAGTCTTATTTAACAACCCCCAACTAAATCACTCCCCCTGCAACAAAAAAAACTGAACTTAAGTTCAATTTTTAATATTAGACTATTAATTAATAATATTTTCAACTATATTAGTTTATCGAAAAAATATCGACAAAAACATGTAGAATAATAACAATAAAAAATAAAAGTTAAGTTGTCTACAAATAAAGATTTTAATCATAGATTTATACAATTTATCACCCCCCACATGTTGCTTCTAATCATATTACTTATATTTAAGCAACCACTTACATTAATATTTTACTTTATCCTAATATATTGGATTGAAAATTAACAACAAATTTTAGTATAATCAAAGAGTATATATAATTACATAAAATCAGACTATATTAGGATTGAAATACATATTAGGATAAAGAATCTGTTCTATCTTAAATCAGACTATATTAGGATTAAAAATGATTATTAAAATTGGATACTCACTAATAATTAGATATTTTATTTCTTGGCATTTATTATCAGACTATATAGATCAGGTAATGTGGTGAATTTTTTCAAACTTCGTTATAGAATTGTTTAACGAAGTAATTTATTCTGCAGTATTAGAGTAAACTGACAGTTTGATGAGACCTCTAAAATAAGAGGATGAACTATTGAAAATTAAAGAGGAGACAGTTTCCACCCAGCAAAAAATCATAAACTAATTAAAGAGGAAATATTACAGAATCTGTGAAAATAGACAGCTTCTCATTTTTTCCCAAAATGCCTGTTTTTCATCCACACAGTATACATGTGGTTACTGATTTAGCACAGTTTTTCATATTTTGTATATTGACATAGTTTCATACATTACGTGTGGATTATAATAATAGTGAGGTGTGGGTTTTGTGAGGTTTAATTAATAAAGTTTACGACATGATTAATAACAAAATAACTGGTACTACATTTCATTACAAAATTATATTTCATAAAAAAAAATTTTATAATTCCAACTATTTTCAATTATTCCAATTTTTGATTTTTTGCTCTTGAATTATTCCAATATTAATTATTTCATCTTTTGAATTAT
This sequence is a window from Methanobacterium formicicum DSM 3637. Protein-coding genes within it:
- the cas7i gene encoding type I-B CRISPR-associated protein Cas7/Cst2/DevR — protein: MSKTIVGFILVDAPHSALNNAGADAGDRTDNIVRVKSIRRGRKVYPYVSGQALRYWWRDTLEKKCEWTLSPIVREKKIAFTHANPIDFDDDDIFGYMRALKAKEGGTVTRISPLKTSPLISVIGQSPTHDFGVMARHEGDPVPYEHEFYSTVLKGIFSLDLDSVGVFYSEEKTGYKNMYPDLEEMAEEKGLKTDEDAKKWTMPYDIRVKRAQNVIEALPYLQGGAKLTSHLTDVSPKFIILAAIDGGNHIFMNIAKEVEGEATIDFEALKEVINEYSDSLLTDIYIGRRKGFLDELDEEIATLSNENPKFKSGNIKETVEKFKTIIPELMEP
- the cas8a1 gene encoding type I-B CRISPR-associated protein Cas8b1/Cst1 yields the protein MSEVIYDFTGNPFVDAGIWALSQWVEKNPENLSKNDLESSINDIVGLYIEKKWSKSLYSIFPNNPIINPSIKGEIRKKEAYFKLLKSLIDKIESLGEFGDCISCGRRNIDTRFFKSQIPLTGSGGMINYFSYGTSGADYCPACIFAVQFSPLIIYSCGNMLLMHSNSRKLMGYWSKKAVSNVKKQISSKNYTGCFDEGFKNPKNALFHIIQDIILKHDERWYSENPSINFYYFTNYIQGPNLEIYSIPTPVFRFLAYIPQHEKFPEWLRIVRRGYKFVNWEKVKEENEYKNNPNTVYENLLSGKSIIGFFINRKNREALGGWDLLKHYLEEVRNMDENRIETIKKVGDELAEYIKSSDDINTLKKLETASNYKNYRNILRIIIKKRIKNGVDKPLFSFDEYVKNLFPEGNLTWRETQDLILFRIYEVLHDWIIQQGVSEELIINEDEEEAAENV
- the cas6 gene encoding CRISPR-associated endoribonuclease Cas6; this translates as MRLQISLKAPNDYLIPYNYNHILSAIIYRKIADLDLASQLHASKDFKHFTFSQINIPSRRPSKNGLISRDGKFHFYISSPHDYLIQSMVEGYLENPEINFKGDRLMVEQVELLKQPDFKKKMKMKTMSPVITRVKREDGRIWDLNPGDLRFYTALQQNLIRKYNSFYDDAYNGDEYVKIVPDMESVKRKRITIDKNGTQTYHRAYLMHFDMEADERLVKFAYDCGIGEKNSMGFGMVEMNNGEK